The sequence TGCTTCCTcacattattaattttatttttttcctgttctgtttttaataattcttctacttttcttctttctcttctccttcatctacTTATCTCTCTTTTCTTCCACTTTCTTCTTACTCTTCGCCTCCTTCACCCTCtcatctttttttttctttttcttctcctttctctacCACTCTtactactactcctcctcctcctcctcctcctcatccttcttctccacctctccCCTCCACCAACTCATAATACCCCCCTCTTCATCCAtcatcctcttctttctcttctcctccttcaactccttctttctcttcttctccttcaccttctcatttttcgtcttcttctcctcctactcccccTTAAACGCCTCCCAATCGCcctcttcatccttctccttcatctttctcttctcctccttcaccttcttattttgtattttttcttgttctctttttcatttttctacttTTCTTCTCAACTCCTCTCCCTTCGCCACCTCCTCACCCCCTCTtcatcattctccttctcctccgccTACCAATATTTCTCTTCTTACttactacttctccttcttcttcttcccaatcttcttattttcaatctctcctccttccatctctttcttctccttcttcttctaatgGAATCTATTTTGTTCCAGGGCCTGTGTGTGGCAACACTATTCTGCTTTTGCAATGGCGAGGTAagtggaaaaaattataaattcaactcGGTACTtaaatattctattttcattaATAGCTTGaaacatattgaatgaaaaaatgaattaattaataaaatgaataaataaaatataagtaaaTTGATAGCTTTGTTTCCATAAATTTCCTCTGCTTAAAACAACACAAAATAAGTTAAATTTGCCATCTTCAatcaaaaattcattatttttaaaatactccaaaaatattttcaagtagtACGGTACTTGATGGGTACTTTCATATTCTTGAGATAGGCCTACTCTCTCCATTATCGGGTACTCAATATTCTTGAAACAAATCAACTTCATATACTGACTTATAGCAGAGACAAAAATAATCTAGGCTAGACAAATAAGCTGCAGaattcatttttatacaatagtgatgtccacgttataatggcagaggagaaagataggagaaaaacgttgccgatcctctgtcttgtcaatgccttctatagacggtagctgatacaggtttattgatctaaaattaactgttcattctcgtttaaaataataaattatattttattaagcaagaaattatatttttcaatgatttcataattaagatgaaatattttattaatcaattattaattctacgttgtgaaaagacgatctggtaacagagcaaagcgagaaagagatagcggtatccgctttgttggatgatagacaaggataggaattgctaatcaaacactgccattatgacgtggacttcactatagcaggtaacccgtgctccgcaaaggtctatttcaaaactcaacagactgaaaacttgacatactgaCGATACTGGAATGATTAATCAGtatttttgaatgagaataacttttgaactgTTTTAGATATCGATGTGTGGTTTTAACCATtcatttctcttgaaattctgtatcgaaatcatgtatgattaccttttaatttgaaaaaatggagttggattcaaaatagcGGTTCCCGGATGGCAGACCAACATTTTGATGTGACGGAAagtcagtttttttttttaattttttcaacttagttgattcatacaaaaagtacatcatcaaaaatgatagggaaagaaaaaataaggtagccttgtgctattcctctctcgaATAGgaattttttattcgaataggatccctaGTCATACCTATCTTCCAATttgaaagaaatgttcagctgtcTCCTTACAACAACTGTAAGCATGACACATTGAAAAGTTGACATAATGAAGTCTTGgaggattgaaaataggcctataactatcccCGGTTatttaagaatcaatatgcaaaattgcaagttaataagttgagtagttgagacgtgatgatgcgtcaaacataatttccctatccccctatgtgtataagccagttctttcctttattatagtactagccgtcaggcttgctacgctcgccatatccgtgtagcaagggggctccgccccctggacccccgactggatcgtccaaaaatgagatcagcgggctcgcttcgctcgtcaaaaacacctgttactatatctttggcaaacaaaattcttccacctcagctaaacctgtgtactgaatttttttaatatatttctgaaaaaggtaagaaaacgcagaaaatctgacaaaaactttggaaaaacgcttattttgggcgtatctttgacgttattgcaaattccttctaacacaacattattacaccctagctgagcttctgtactaaatttgaacattttctgttcatttgttctcgataaagctgagaaaacgctaaaaaaacgctggaaaaacacagattttgggcgtatctttgtaaatttttccaaatccgttcttattgcgccgctaaagggccaactgaacatacctaccaaatttgaacgtttttggtccggtagatttttagttcgagtgattgagtcagtcagtcagtgagtgagtgccatttcgcttttaataatagatagaatagatggGGGACGCGACAGTCGAGGACTGCGACATTTGAGGACTGATTTAATTTTCAgtcctcgactgtcggggctgtgcAAAAATTAGAgggtcctcaactgtcgcctggtGCGTATAGATGAATTTTATAATGTCGTGTTCCTCTTTTCATCTTGAATCAATTTATTGGGGTTTTATGTTTTTTGAACAGGTAATAGCTCAGATAAGGAGGAGATGGCAGTATATAATGTTCAGACCTAGAGCCAATTCCTACACTGCCACAACCGTTTCGGTATGTAAGGTTAGAAATTTTTGATTTCTAGCTTTTCCAAActttctaaaattattttcaatttttcatttcatttaatccttttttcattcattttatataCTAACTTATTATAGGACCTCAGTTTtctaaattctcttcaatttttctttaaattctgAACACAGTTTTTGTGTAAAAAGCTATTAATGTGGATGTTATACTTATTAAGTATTTTCTCAGGACCTTCTATATAGGAAGTACTATATAAGTCCTGTGTTCTTTGTATAATTTAACCAAAATTgtgtttatttgtatattatgatttaTCATCTGTTATGCACGAATTGTATgatctatcatattattttttggctataaatttattttattttgtgaactattatatattttttataggttgtaaatttatttcatgttttatgTGTTCCGCATGTATATTCTTTCTTGTATTATATGTTTGTGTTGTGAGTGTCATTTATTGATTatagatttatttcattttgtgaactattacaaattattttttctacaactgcgtgTAAAAAAagatttacatactcaattctcctcataaaacatttCCGAGtagaatctactttttcactCGCTAACCATCTGTGCATGCACAGTAGATCTACTTTATGCTcgctaatcattcgcgcatgcgcagaagagtttctttaccctcgctaatcagctgatgataagcagctcgccaaaagaaggtcagatcttaacctaaaaagttggTAGTTGTACTGGTTCTGCAGgcatgatggatatcagtgaagatgaatttttattatataaagatataagtgatttaacagtttgtgcagttgtagaaaaaaatttgtatgtaattcatGTGTAGtctaatgcttctttatcgctcttgcaaattATCACACTCTGCTTTGCGTCAtgtgataactgttttgtgCGAGTGATAAGTCgtgcattacgctcttaatacataattATCTATATTGGTTGgttgttgatttttttttatttatgtctTCAGCACATAATATTCTTTGTAATATTATATGTTTGTGTTGCATATGGcttgtttgttttgtttgtatctTGCCTTGAATGTTGGTGTTTATATCTTTTAAAACAACCCTTCTGTTTAGTCtacttttcaatctttttttttttttgtatggtatataataacatagagaaacaatagcataagtagatattccatgtcatagggcatttatgttgcaacttttactgttatctcaagccgatagcccacgtagttctttcccgtgaagctttatgacgctggtagtctctcatattgtgccgttcattcaatcaaccattcaatcaacaataatcaacagtaatcggcttgagataacagtaaaagttgcgacataaacgccctataccatgggatatctacttacgctattgtttctctatgataatatttttgtctgaataataatttccaaagtGAAGTttacttcaatctgtcagcattccttatgaataacatcaatgcctcccattcaaacaatactgacagattgagtTATATTCTCTCCAATTATATTTGTTGTATCTTCTTATAGGGCtactttgaatataaataaaaatatgaatcccAGAACCCTTTTAAATAGGAATCatccagcagtatttatttattctcaaatcacttgaaaatggcattaatatcCGAAACGGGAACGCGACCaggtgtcaccccgactacttgacaccccgactacttgacaccccgactacttgacaccccgactacttgacacccccgactacttgacaccccgacTAAGTTCCTTTCTAAGTTCCTTCCTTTCTAAGTTTCCTAAGTTCAATCAACTTTGTATATAATTtaaagttgcgggtttcaaagattacaatacaacagttcttgagcgagttatccaacccagggggtcactagtttatattatttcaaatctttTGCTGCAATGGTTGGATATGGGACGTATTAATGCTATTTTCTACAAGGAATGCTGAAACTATGTGTAAGTTAGATggagataaattgaaaattgcatttgtttaaatgttaatgaataattattaaacgaaaatcccaactGAATTTCCATatatatagtgaagtccacaaatagtggcagtggaggaagacaGGAGAACAGTAAACAATgctgccgatcctctgtcttgccaatgcctctataaacggtagctgttacaggtttattgatgtaatattaacttttcattctcgtttaaatcaataatcaattatattttattgagcaaaaatgatatttttcaataatttctcaatgaatttttataattaagatgaaatattttgttaatataattctacattgttaaaagacgatctggcaacagagcaaagcgagaaaaagagaGCGCTAaccgatttgttgaatgatagacaaggattgcaatacattgctaatcaaagactgccattataacgtggacctcactatagcacatAATTATGATGAACATATAGATCCGTTTTCGAACTCATTTTAATGTCTTCAAGAAAAATGGTGTAATAAATTTATCTTGTAGCTCGTTTGAGTCATGAAATGTATGAGCTCTGGCTGAAACTCTTGTTttctttatctttattattaatttttattattatttcaatttttgatttacttttcattttattctcttctataatttttccataatatttttcatcttttaagTTCTCTTTATTATGTAGTATGGTTATCtattaattgtgtaaaaaaggctcttcatggtattgtctgAGAGCCTTTATAtgtatactagccgtcaggctcgcttcgctcgccatattcgtctagccagggggcgaGCCCCCtggaaccccgactggatcgtccaagaataagatcagcaggctcgcttcgctcgcctgcatttttcatttgtaggacgatcattatgttaggacgatccagtcgggggtacagactaaacgtctggctaaacggatatggcaagcaaAGCGAGcgtgacggctagtaatataatattcccaggaatagctctgattgaagtagcagtgtctAATCAacttttccgcgataaatgcatttcaatcttcaacttggtgccaatctaacaaagtcaactcaacttaatgccaacccttaaattattaatttatttaccagttaacaactgtttcgaagaggtactctctctagattatagttctatatttcatatggtatggacatttcaattaattataattaagagattgaaataagaagaatatacatgctaaaatacgaactttaaacccttaaaaaccacccttagagttcaattttttccaaatccgttcttagtgcgcctctaaagggccaactgaacatacctaccaaatttgaaagttttggtccggtagatttttaaatctgcgagtgagtgagtgagtgagtgagtgagtcagtcagtcagtcagtcagtcagtcagtgagtgagtgccatttcgcttttattatatagatcaataaatgaatagctGCTcaacctgttgtcaatattattgcagtagcagaagtcttcggggtgatttagagcatttaattgggattttcgttcaataatgatTATGTGTAAGTTACTCAATTTTGtggatttttctatttttttggtTCTATgaatttttgtgtgttttttgaaaatttctgctTGTGTGTATTTTAGAAAAAGCGTTCTTGGAATGGCATGGATCCCAGCATGAATCATTCTCAAAACCATGACAATAAACGTTTGCTTGTGAGTCTATTATCATATAAActgttgtaaaatatattttctatttttcattcattcacacGGGGGTACTCGatagttttatttatatagtgagttccacgctgtaatgaaaatggaaaaagataggagaacaacgttgccgatcctctgtctagtcaatgccttccatagacggtagctgatactagcttattgatgtaatattagctgttcattctctttttaaataatcaattatatttttatcagcaAGAAATgcttatatttttaaataatttcataattaatatgataatttcataatttattacaatgAATCTTCATCAtttggatgaaatattttgtcaattaatcattaatattgtacattgttaaaagatgatctggcaacagagcaaagcgagaaagagatagcgctatccactttgttgaatgatagacaaggatagcaatatcattgctaatcaaacactgccattataacgtggacctcactataaaatgaCTGAACCCTCAGGCTAGGCCCACACCAGTTAGTCaggacaagacaagacaagacacgtttagtcacaatacttcacatagttgctttatggagtcatgtctgaTTGCAATGACTAAGGCTAGACACACACCAGTCACacacaagacacgtttagtcacaatacttcacatagttgcttatgaagacatgtctaattgcaatgactaatcagtgtgagtttcgtcacaagcagctatgtgaagtattgtgactaaacgtgtctgatcatctcttgtcttgtcttgactaactggtctGAGCCTAGCCTTAGTgaggtgaggtccacgttataatggcattatttgTATACGATATGGAATAAATTGATGTAAAGTAGCCAGCAAGTGTATTATATACAGtgttcatttatttgaataggactactttgaagttttattatcaacttAGTAcggtaatttttcatttttcatttattgtatgaagCACAATAATCTACCCTTCTtttcaaggtctataaatacaggtcatgacacaatcccgtgatgcattgcaaaatcgccattttatggggtcctagttcaccaattttcaaatttatcagctgttatcattatagattgaacaacatgatgtgttattttgttatattgttcaaggaatattgcttggctttgaattgtagaataaatttttcccacagaataataatatttagatccCAACTACgcactgaattgttgatttctactttccttgccctattacc comes from Nilaparvata lugens isolate BPH unplaced genomic scaffold, ASM1435652v1 scaffold5052, whole genome shotgun sequence and encodes:
- the LOC120355870 gene encoding calcitonin gene-related peptide type 1 receptor-like, producing the protein VTAAGLRATLLLLPLLGLNYLVTPFRPHKGHPWEKYYELTSAITASFQGLCVATLFCFCNGEVIAQIRRRWQYIMFRPRANSYTATTVSKKRSWNGMDPSMNHSQNHDNKRLLFVRSTVCPNTGEDNV